The Klebsiella sp. RIT-PI-d genome includes a region encoding these proteins:
- the tamA gene encoding autotransporter assembly complex protein TamA, whose protein sequence is MPQIRQLCWTSLLLLSGVASAANVRLQVEGLTGQLQKNVRAQLSTIESDEVTPDQRFRARVDDAIREGLKALGYYEPTIDFELRPPPEKGRQVLIARVSAGEPVRIGGTNVILRGGARTDEDYLELLNKRPAIGTVLDHGDYEHFKKGLTSVSLRKGYFDSEFKKSQLGVALDRHQAFWDIDYDSGERYRFGAVTFENSQIRDEYLQNLVPFKEGDYYQSKDLAELNRRLSATGWFNSVIVAPEFDKARQTKVLPLHGVVSPRVENTIETGVGYSTDVGPRVKATWKKPWMNSYGHSLTTSASISAPEQVLDFSYKVPLLKNPLEQYYLVQGGVKRTDLNDTEADSTTLALSRYWDLSSGWQRAINLRWSLDHFTQGNETHTTMLLYPGVMISRTRSRGGLMPTWGDSQRYSIDYSNTAWGSDVDFSVFQAQNVWIRSLYDKHRFVMRGNLGWIETGDFNRVPPDLRFFAGGDRSIRGYKYKSISPEDSDGKLKGASKLATGSLEYQYNVTGKWWGAVFIDSGEAVSDIRKSDFKTGSGVGVRWQSPVGPIKLDFAVPVGDKDKHDLQFYIGLGPEL, encoded by the coding sequence GTGCCACAAATCCGCCAGTTATGTTGGACCAGTTTACTGCTGCTTAGCGGCGTAGCCAGCGCGGCTAACGTTCGTCTGCAGGTTGAAGGGTTAACCGGTCAACTACAAAAAAACGTTCGCGCTCAGCTTTCGACCATCGAAAGTGATGAAGTGACGCCGGACCAGCGCTTTCGTGCGCGCGTTGATGATGCCATCCGCGAAGGGTTAAAGGCGCTGGGTTACTATGAGCCGACCATTGATTTTGAATTGCGCCCGCCACCGGAAAAGGGGCGACAGGTGCTGATTGCCCGCGTCTCGGCAGGAGAGCCGGTGCGTATTGGCGGGACAAATGTGATCCTGCGCGGCGGCGCGCGGACCGATGAGGACTATCTGGAGCTACTGAATAAGCGTCCGGCAATCGGAACCGTATTGGATCACGGTGATTACGAACACTTTAAAAAAGGGCTGACCAGCGTCTCACTGCGTAAAGGCTATTTTGACAGTGAGTTTAAAAAGAGTCAGTTAGGCGTTGCGCTCGATCGTCATCAGGCATTCTGGGACATAGATTATGACAGCGGCGAGCGCTATCGCTTTGGTGCCGTCACTTTTGAAAACTCACAAATTCGCGACGAATATTTGCAGAACCTGGTGCCCTTTAAAGAGGGCGATTACTACCAGTCGAAGGACCTGGCTGAACTGAATCGCCGGCTCTCGGCCACCGGCTGGTTTAACTCGGTGATCGTCGCGCCTGAATTCGATAAAGCACGCCAAACAAAAGTGTTGCCGCTGCACGGCGTCGTCTCTCCGCGTGTCGAAAACACCATTGAAACCGGGGTGGGCTATTCCACGGACGTGGGACCGCGGGTGAAAGCGACGTGGAAAAAGCCGTGGATGAACTCATACGGTCACAGCCTGACGACCAGCGCCAGTATTTCTGCGCCTGAACAGGTACTGGATTTTAGTTATAAAGTGCCGCTGCTGAAAAATCCGCTTGAACAATATTATCTGGTACAGGGCGGGGTGAAGCGTACCGACCTCAACGATACTGAAGCAGACTCCACGACACTTGCGCTATCCCGCTACTGGGATCTGTCGAGCGGCTGGCAGCGCGCCATTAACCTGCGCTGGAGCCTCGATCACTTTACACAAGGTAATGAAACCCACACCACCATGCTGCTCTATCCGGGCGTGATGATTAGCCGTACCCGCTCGCGCGGTGGTCTGATGCCGACGTGGGGCGATTCCCAGCGCTACTCCATCGATTATTCCAATACCGCATGGGGTTCCGACGTTGATTTCTCCGTTTTCCAGGCACAGAACGTCTGGATACGTTCGCTGTATGATAAGCACCGCTTTGTGATGCGCGGTAATCTCGGCTGGATCGAAACCGGTGATTTTAATCGGGTGCCGCCAGACCTGCGTTTCTTTGCCGGGGGCGATCGCAGTATTCGCGGTTATAAATATAAATCCATCTCGCCGGAAGACAGCGACGGCAAACTTAAAGGTGCATCGAAACTTGCCACTGGCTCTCTCGAGTATCAGTACAACGTGACCGGTAAATGGTGGGGCGCGGTGTTTATCGACAGCGGCGAAGCGGTAAGTGACATCCGTAAAAGCGACTTTAAAACCGGCTCAGGCGTTGGTGTTCGCTGGCAGTCACCGGTGGGGCCGATAAAACTCGATTTTGCCGTGCCGGTGGGCGATAAAGATAAGCACGATTTACAGTTTTATATCGGTCTGGGGCCAGAATTATGA
- the msrA gene encoding peptide-methionine (S)-S-oxide reductase MsrA — translation MSLFDKKEFVSQADALPGRNTPMPVATLHAVNQHSMTNVPDGMETAIFAMGCFWGVERLFWVLPGVYSTAAGYCGGYTPNPTYREVCSGETGHAEAVRVVYDPHAISYEELLHVFWENHDPAQGMRQGNDHGTQYRSAIYPLTPEQDTEAHASLARFQAAMRAAGDDRQVTTEIKTATPFYYAEDDHQQYLHKNPYGYCGIGGIGVCLPPQA, via the coding sequence ATGAGTTTATTCGACAAAAAAGAGTTTGTTTCTCAGGCTGATGCGCTACCCGGACGCAATACGCCTATGCCAGTAGCCACGCTTCATGCGGTTAATCAGCACTCAATGACTAACGTGCCGGACGGTATGGAAACCGCTATTTTCGCGATGGGATGCTTCTGGGGCGTTGAACGTTTATTCTGGGTATTACCCGGCGTCTACAGTACCGCAGCCGGTTATTGCGGCGGCTATACGCCTAATCCGACGTATCGCGAAGTCTGCTCCGGTGAGACCGGACACGCGGAAGCGGTACGCGTGGTATACGATCCGCACGCTATCAGCTACGAAGAGCTGCTGCACGTTTTTTGGGAGAATCACGATCCGGCTCAGGGCATGCGTCAGGGTAACGATCATGGTACGCAATACCGCTCGGCTATCTATCCGCTGACCCCGGAGCAGGATACGGAAGCACATGCCAGCCTTGCGCGTTTTCAGGCCGCCATGCGCGCTGCCGGAGACGATCGTCAGGTGACGACCGAAATCAAAACCGCCACGCCGTTTTACTACGCAGAAGACGATCATCAACAGTATTTGCATAAGAATCCGTACGGATACTGTGGGATCGGCGGGATTGGCGTGTGTCTGCCGCCGCAGGCATAA
- a CDS encoding LacI family DNA-binding transcriptional regulator produces the protein MAGRLKINQIAAETGYSISTVSRVLNGKSYTSDNAREAIVQCAREMGVLDELTSGRLYVKSIAVFAPQRTFNARGDVFYLEVTKGIAEATAAQNVYLSYYALEEQRPDLKLFLEKASNKDIDAIIIIGTDDPTIFKLTATLNKPCVLINSVDRDMTLDCVSPDHQAIGFSAAHYLLERGYQHILSLTCLRRETLRRRLEGIKEAYRYFHKTFDPQHDLVITETFSPQEAAAAIAAWLNEHPKEHWPEAILCGSVEMAGGIMQILHKHNLQVPEQVSLMVTDFAWHLEKKMGRGLTGIIVPCRELGIEAVHLLQNRLNRPQAAVFNLLLQGKVAEYGTVLNATRYAARAEQSRPAIE, from the coding sequence ATGGCAGGAAGGCTAAAAATCAATCAAATCGCAGCGGAAACTGGCTACTCGATTAGCACGGTCTCACGGGTATTAAATGGCAAATCCTACACCAGCGATAATGCGCGGGAAGCTATTGTTCAGTGTGCACGTGAAATGGGGGTTCTGGATGAACTCACCAGTGGCCGCTTATATGTCAAAAGCATCGCGGTTTTTGCACCCCAGCGAACGTTCAACGCGCGCGGTGACGTTTTTTATCTTGAAGTCACTAAAGGTATTGCCGAAGCAACCGCCGCTCAAAATGTCTATTTAAGTTATTACGCACTTGAAGAGCAGCGACCCGACCTGAAATTATTCCTTGAAAAAGCCAGTAATAAAGATATCGACGCGATTATTATTATCGGAACTGACGACCCAACGATATTCAAGCTGACTGCTACCCTGAATAAACCCTGCGTTTTAATTAACTCAGTAGATCGGGATATGACTCTGGATTGTGTTTCACCGGACCATCAGGCTATTGGTTTTAGCGCCGCCCATTATTTACTTGAACGCGGTTATCAGCACATTCTCTCGTTAACCTGTCTGCGACGAGAAACATTGCGCCGCCGTCTGGAGGGCATTAAAGAGGCTTATCGTTATTTTCATAAAACGTTTGATCCACAACATGATTTAGTTATTACTGAAACGTTCTCTCCTCAGGAAGCCGCCGCCGCGATTGCTGCGTGGCTGAATGAACATCCCAAAGAACACTGGCCGGAAGCTATTTTATGCGGTAGCGTAGAGATGGCCGGCGGAATAATGCAGATTCTGCATAAGCATAATTTACAGGTTCCCGAACAGGTATCGCTAATGGTAACCGACTTTGCCTGGCATCTGGAAAAGAAAATGGGCAGAGGACTAACGGGTATTATCGTGCCGTGCCGTGAATTGGGTATCGAGGCAGTCCATCTGCTTCAGAATCGGCTTAATCGCCCGCAGGCGGCGGTATTTAATTTATTGTTACAGGGTAAAGTTGCTGAATATGGCACGGTACTGAATGCCACCCGCTACGCGGCCAGGGCTGAGCAGAGCAGGCCTGCGATAGAGTGA
- a CDS encoding Gfo/Idh/MocA family protein, translated as MKSVRFGIIGVGNIGTVHARYLLAGAVPEARLLAVCDHDAAKHEAIRQLVGESVTLFNDAETLLKSGLIDAVIVATPHYAHPELSMLAMRHGIHTLCEKPAGVYTAQVREMNEFAGRSNVVFGIMYNQRPNPLYQKVKDLIDSGELGAIRRSNWIITNWYRSQSYYNSGGWRATWKGEGGGVLLNQDPHQLDLWQWLVGMPVRIRAFCQFGKHRQIEVENEVTAYAEYASGATGVFITTTAEAPGTNRLEIAGDRGKVVVEEGKLRFWRLRESETAFNARWQNGFGEPECWEVTLPVAAECSEHHVITANFTAAILHGAPLIAPGEEGINGLTLSNAMHLSTWLDDWVELPIDEARYLSLLEDRIASSVEKTSANRTLDASGTW; from the coding sequence ATGAAAAGCGTTCGTTTCGGCATTATCGGCGTAGGGAATATTGGAACTGTTCATGCGCGTTATTTACTGGCAGGTGCCGTGCCTGAAGCCCGTCTGCTGGCAGTGTGTGACCACGATGCGGCTAAACACGAGGCAATACGTCAGTTGGTTGGTGAAAGTGTCACCCTTTTCAACGACGCAGAAACCCTGCTTAAAAGCGGGCTTATTGATGCGGTCATTGTAGCCACGCCTCACTATGCCCACCCTGAACTTTCAATGCTGGCCATGCGTCACGGAATTCATACGCTGTGCGAGAAACCCGCAGGTGTTTATACCGCACAAGTTCGTGAGATGAATGAATTTGCCGGGCGCAGCAATGTGGTGTTCGGCATCATGTATAACCAGCGCCCCAATCCGCTTTATCAGAAAGTCAAAGACCTGATTGATAGCGGCGAGCTTGGCGCGATCCGTCGATCAAACTGGATCATCACTAACTGGTATCGATCGCAAAGTTATTATAACTCTGGCGGCTGGCGGGCAACATGGAAAGGTGAAGGCGGCGGCGTTCTGCTTAATCAGGACCCGCACCAGCTCGATTTATGGCAGTGGCTGGTGGGAATGCCCGTGCGCATCCGCGCTTTCTGTCAGTTCGGTAAACATCGCCAGATTGAGGTCGAAAACGAGGTGACGGCTTACGCCGAATACGCCAGCGGCGCAACCGGAGTATTTATTACCACCACCGCTGAAGCACCCGGTACCAACCGTCTGGAGATCGCAGGCGATCGCGGCAAAGTAGTTGTTGAAGAAGGCAAATTGCGTTTCTGGCGGCTTCGCGAATCTGAAACGGCGTTCAATGCCCGCTGGCAAAATGGTTTTGGCGAACCGGAATGCTGGGAAGTTACGCTTCCCGTCGCCGCGGAATGCAGCGAACACCACGTTATCACCGCCAACTTTACCGCCGCGATCCTGCATGGCGCGCCGCTGATTGCCCCGGGTGAAGAAGGAATAAACGGTCTTACGCTCTCGAATGCCATGCACCTTTCAACCTGGCTGGACGACTGGGTCGAACTTCCCATTGATGAGGCTCGCTACCTGTCGCTGCTCGAGGATCGCATAGCCTCTTCCGTGGAAAAAACATCGGCTAATCGCACGCTTGATGCTTCAGGCACCTGGTAA
- a CDS encoding Gfo/Idh/MocA family protein, translated as MLNVAIVGTGNIAHNHIQSYLQFADRCRIVALVDIYPEKAEEKKQRYGLTNAQVYSSHEAMLEAELQVDIVDICTPPYVHAEIAIHALDAGKHVLCEKPMAASLQECDAMIAAQNRCGKILSVVAQNRFSDAFWRLKKAVDSGEIGKICHAQVDSFWWRGRCYYDLWWRGTWEKEGGGCTLNHAVHHIDAIQWMLGFPSEVVAMMTNVAHDNAEVEDLSAAIFRYPNGALTQLTASVVHHGEDQKIVIQGDKARISAPWDIWASVSADNGFPQPEHDLQREACLNTLFHSTPALAWTLHSGQIDNVLSAIAHGASPLIDGVQGKRSLEIITAIYKSSITRQVVALPISTDDPWYHTGGLFSLAPRFYEKAASVKNFSEVGAIPLGKDLDTGARK; from the coding sequence ATGCTGAACGTTGCCATTGTGGGCACCGGCAATATTGCTCATAACCATATCCAGAGTTATTTACAGTTTGCCGACCGCTGCCGAATTGTCGCCCTGGTGGATATCTATCCTGAAAAAGCCGAGGAGAAAAAACAGCGCTATGGACTAACCAATGCGCAGGTATACAGCAGCCACGAAGCGATGCTGGAAGCCGAACTTCAGGTAGATATTGTCGATATCTGCACGCCACCTTACGTCCATGCTGAAATAGCTATTCACGCGCTGGATGCCGGAAAACACGTGCTATGTGAGAAGCCGATGGCAGCCTCTCTTCAGGAGTGCGACGCCATGATTGCCGCGCAAAACAGATGCGGGAAAATTCTCTCTGTTGTCGCGCAAAATCGCTTTTCCGATGCCTTCTGGCGACTCAAAAAAGCCGTCGACTCGGGCGAAATCGGTAAAATCTGTCATGCACAGGTGGACTCGTTCTGGTGGCGTGGCCGCTGCTATTACGATTTGTGGTGGCGTGGCACCTGGGAAAAAGAGGGCGGCGGCTGCACGCTTAATCATGCTGTACACCACATTGACGCTATTCAATGGATGCTGGGCTTTCCCTCAGAGGTGGTAGCCATGATGACCAACGTAGCTCACGATAATGCCGAAGTGGAAGATCTCTCGGCTGCCATTTTTCGCTATCCCAACGGCGCACTAACACAGCTTACCGCGTCGGTGGTCCATCATGGTGAAGATCAGAAAATAGTGATTCAGGGTGACAAAGCCCGCATCAGTGCGCCGTGGGATATCTGGGCCAGCGTTTCAGCTGATAACGGTTTTCCTCAGCCAGAGCACGATCTTCAGCGAGAAGCCTGTCTTAATACTCTCTTTCATTCAACCCCGGCGCTGGCGTGGACCCTGCACAGCGGGCAAATCGATAACGTGCTTAGCGCTATTGCGCATGGTGCTTCACCGCTGATTGACGGAGTCCAGGGCAAGCGTTCACTGGAAATCATCACTGCTATCTATAAATCGTCGATCACCCGGCAGGTAGTGGCACTGCCTATCAGCACTGACGATCCCTGGTACCACACGGGTGGACTGTTCTCACTGGCCCCGCGTTTTTATGAAAAAGCTGCCTCAGTAAAAAATTTTAGTGAAGTGGGTGCCATTCCACTGGGAAAAGACCTTGATACAGGAGCACGAAAATGA
- a CDS encoding Gfo/Idh/MocA family protein, translating to MSLNDGMNYAPKGKPQPVVASGEFIIAAAALDHGHIYGMCNGLIEAGATLKWVYDPDPAKIDAFVQQYPQVQIADSLDIVLNDPGVQLVAGAAIPSQRCALGLKVMDAGKDYFTDKAPLTTLAQLEAAKRKVAETGRKYAVYYSERLHVESAVFAGQLVQQGAIGRVIQTLGTGPHREGKGRPAWFYDKAFFGGILCDIGSHQIEQFLFYTGNSDARVVASQVRNVNHPDYPQFEDFGDAMLAGENGATGYFRCDWFTPDGLSSWGDGRLTLLGTEGYIEIRKYVDITRGEQDVVYLVNKKGEFRYPVAGQVGFPFFGELIKDCLNRSENAMSQAHAFKAAELCVKAQMLANASR from the coding sequence ATGAGCCTTAATGACGGAATGAACTATGCCCCCAAAGGCAAACCGCAGCCGGTTGTAGCATCAGGCGAATTTATTATCGCGGCGGCCGCGCTGGATCACGGCCATATATATGGAATGTGTAACGGGCTTATCGAAGCAGGGGCGACATTAAAATGGGTATACGATCCCGATCCGGCGAAAATCGATGCCTTTGTTCAACAGTATCCTCAGGTGCAAATCGCCGACTCACTGGACATCGTTTTGAACGACCCTGGCGTCCAGCTTGTTGCCGGGGCCGCTATCCCTTCGCAACGCTGTGCTCTGGGCCTGAAGGTAATGGATGCCGGCAAAGATTATTTTACTGACAAAGCCCCGCTGACTACCCTTGCCCAACTGGAGGCAGCAAAGCGTAAAGTCGCTGAAACCGGACGTAAATATGCGGTCTATTATAGCGAACGTCTGCACGTCGAAAGTGCGGTATTCGCGGGTCAACTGGTACAGCAGGGTGCCATTGGTCGCGTCATTCAAACGCTCGGGACCGGGCCGCACCGGGAAGGTAAGGGTCGCCCGGCCTGGTTTTATGACAAAGCATTTTTTGGCGGGATACTGTGCGATATCGGCAGTCACCAAATCGAACAGTTTCTGTTTTATACCGGCAACAGCGACGCTCGCGTCGTAGCAAGCCAGGTGCGCAACGTCAATCATCCAGACTATCCGCAGTTTGAGGATTTTGGTGATGCCATGCTGGCAGGGGAAAACGGCGCAACGGGCTATTTCCGCTGCGACTGGTTCACCCCGGATGGCCTTTCAAGCTGGGGAGACGGCCGCCTGACGCTACTGGGTACTGAAGGCTACATTGAGATCCGTAAATACGTTGATATAACCCGCGGCGAGCAGGATGTGGTGTATCTGGTCAATAAAAAGGGGGAATTCCGCTACCCGGTCGCCGGACAAGTTGGCTTCCCGTTCTTTGGTGAACTGATCAAAGATTGCCTTAATCGCAGCGAAAACGCCATGAGCCAGGCGCACGCCTTTAAGGCAGCCGAACTTTGCGTTAAAGCACAAATGCTGGCTAATGCCAGCCGCTAA